A genomic stretch from Edaphobacter aggregans includes:
- a CDS encoding efflux RND transporter periplasmic adaptor subunit — protein sequence MTHTPHAEHQSSSRTPYVGAALFFLVLIVIGVLALMPKLRHRDELRVEAQEAVGPPVVLATKLKSGEAGGHLEIAASVQAFDQTPVFARTSGYVKARYVDIGDHVRQGQLLAVIDDPQTAQALMQAKATLAQLKAQLAQAQANAQLSNVTNERWQGLVKQGVVSKQDADQRFAQAGADVATVAAAQANIAAGEANVRNLAEQESFSRVTAPFSGVILSRSIDKGSLISSGSQSGVTQMFTIGQSETVRVFASVPQASAGGLFAGHVAKVTFREVPGQVYTGTVARTSQSLDPGTRTLLTEVDLKNDGRILPGMYATTIFDLPRGTVAPVLLPANALVIRTAGPQAVVLDGNNIAHFRSIALGRDLGSATEVVSGLKAGDIVVLSPGDGVVDGAKVEPNMQQ from the coding sequence ATGACGCACACCCCCCATGCCGAACACCAAAGCTCCAGCCGCACGCCGTACGTCGGTGCGGCGCTGTTCTTTCTTGTCCTGATCGTCATTGGCGTGCTGGCGTTGATGCCCAAGCTGCGCCACAGGGACGAGCTGCGAGTCGAAGCACAGGAAGCTGTAGGGCCGCCTGTCGTTTTGGCCACGAAACTCAAATCGGGAGAAGCAGGAGGACATCTGGAGATCGCGGCCTCCGTACAGGCGTTTGATCAGACTCCCGTCTTCGCGCGCACCTCGGGATATGTAAAAGCGCGGTACGTCGACATCGGTGACCATGTACGGCAGGGCCAGCTGCTTGCAGTGATCGACGACCCGCAGACCGCACAGGCCTTGATGCAGGCCAAGGCGACATTGGCGCAGCTCAAAGCACAACTCGCTCAAGCCCAGGCGAACGCGCAACTTTCTAACGTGACGAACGAGCGATGGCAGGGACTGGTCAAGCAAGGGGTGGTCTCCAAGCAGGACGCCGATCAGAGGTTTGCGCAGGCCGGTGCCGATGTTGCTACCGTCGCCGCAGCGCAGGCCAACATCGCAGCCGGCGAAGCCAATGTAAGGAATCTTGCCGAGCAAGAGTCATTTTCTCGAGTAACGGCGCCGTTTTCCGGAGTTATCCTTTCGAGATCCATTGATAAGGGATCGCTGATCAGCTCCGGCAGCCAGAGTGGTGTCACGCAGATGTTCACCATTGGCCAGTCAGAGACGGTCCGTGTATTTGCTAGTGTGCCTCAGGCTAGCGCTGGTGGTTTGTTCGCTGGTCATGTAGCGAAGGTCACGTTTCGCGAGGTGCCTGGACAGGTCTACACCGGTACCGTCGCCCGCACCAGCCAGAGCCTTGATCCCGGGACTAGAACCCTGCTCACCGAGGTTGATCTGAAGAACGACGGCCGCATTCTGCCAGGCATGTATGCAACGACGATCTTCGATCTGCCCCGTGGCACGGTTGCTCCGGTATTGCTGCCGGCCAATGCACTCGTGATCCGCACAGCAGGCCCGCAGGCTGTTGTGCTCGACGGCAACAACATCGCCCACTTCCGATCGATCGCGCTGGGCCGCGATCTAGGTAGCGCAACGGAGGTTGTCAGCGGTCTTAAGGCTGGCGATATTGTGGTGCTCAGCCCCGGGGACGGCGTCGTCGATGGCGCGAAGGTCGAGCCTAATATGCAGCAGTAG
- a CDS encoding GvpL/GvpF family gas vesicle protein, whose translation MAWYAYCIAERQAFPELCRHRRPMPLTGVSGLFGNQTFLFPASDLAVIVSEHTPEDSERMDQQAAKDHARVIAECFKHSTVLPFRFNTTFADDDALRRSVRSNQRHFMANVERLRGKAEMHLKVLVDDTCPGNSARDMTVGQQYLTSLRESAARQRERQSKARALSVQMHRMFLPLAEEITCKRMDSGKMLLDIAHLIDNKTVERYQNKYTSATQQLKECRMQLSGPWPPYHFVHRSSSQPHA comes from the coding sequence ATGGCATGGTACGCCTACTGTATTGCAGAGAGACAGGCCTTTCCGGAACTTTGCCGGCACCGCCGCCCGATGCCCTTAACGGGAGTTTCGGGTCTATTTGGTAATCAAACATTCCTCTTTCCAGCCAGCGATCTGGCCGTGATCGTCTCCGAGCACACGCCCGAAGACAGTGAACGGATGGACCAGCAGGCTGCCAAGGACCACGCCCGGGTCATCGCTGAATGCTTCAAACACTCCACTGTTCTGCCCTTTCGGTTCAACACAACTTTTGCTGACGACGACGCGCTGCGCCGCTCGGTCCGCTCTAATCAACGTCACTTCATGGCCAATGTAGAGCGTCTGCGCGGTAAAGCGGAGATGCACTTGAAGGTCCTAGTGGACGACACGTGCCCCGGCAATTCTGCTCGGGACATGACGGTCGGCCAGCAATACCTGACCAGCCTGCGTGAGAGCGCAGCCCGGCAGCGGGAACGCCAGTCCAAGGCCCGCGCACTCTCGGTCCAGATGCATCGCATGTTTCTTCCTCTTGCCGAGGAGATTACGTGCAAGCGTATGGACTCCGGGAAGATGCTTCTGGATATCGCCCACCTGATCGACAACAAGACGGTGGAGCGGTATCAGAACAAGTACACCTCCGCTACACAGCAGTTGAAGGAGTGCCGCATGCAGTTGTCAGGCCCGTGGCCTCCGTACCACTTTGTGCATCGCTCGAGTTCGCAGCCGCACGCTTGA
- a CDS encoding ABC transporter permease, whose protein sequence is MTQTAQLETTQSEISRPAEGSRMMQYVRAFVGLFLRDLHVLRREIFPFVIRVCMNPLLFLFVFTFIMPHMSGGAAMNPTASMAGGNFSTVLLPGLMATAIMFSGIAAVALPLAQEFGITREIDDRVMCPLPVAAVAIEKVCFSAMQSVIAAAVVFPLAYYIPATPVVTHVNSWPYLIVVLVLASLTSGALGLTIGTSVKPQQIGLIFGVVVMPITFLGCVYYPWVALKYIRWLQIGVLINPIVYMSEGLRSALTPTLPHMPHILILSMLTFFLVVLTWLGIRGFLRRVIG, encoded by the coding sequence ATGACACAGACAGCGCAACTCGAAACGACACAATCCGAAATCAGCCGTCCCGCGGAAGGCTCGAGGATGATGCAGTACGTTCGTGCGTTCGTTGGGCTCTTTTTGCGCGATTTACACGTACTACGGCGCGAAATCTTTCCTTTCGTCATCCGTGTCTGCATGAATCCGTTGCTGTTTCTGTTCGTCTTCACCTTCATCATGCCGCATATGAGCGGAGGCGCCGCGATGAACCCCACGGCGTCGATGGCTGGTGGCAATTTCAGCACAGTACTGTTGCCGGGGTTGATGGCAACGGCGATCATGTTCAGCGGGATTGCAGCCGTCGCGCTACCACTGGCACAGGAGTTCGGCATCACGCGCGAGATCGATGACCGTGTGATGTGTCCGCTGCCGGTCGCTGCGGTTGCGATCGAGAAGGTATGCTTTTCGGCGATGCAGAGCGTGATCGCCGCAGCTGTCGTCTTCCCGTTGGCTTATTACATCCCTGCCACGCCGGTCGTCACACATGTAAATAGCTGGCCTTACCTGATCGTTGTGCTGGTGTTAGCGAGCCTCACCTCCGGGGCTTTGGGCCTAACCATCGGCACGAGCGTAAAACCGCAGCAGATCGGTCTAATCTTCGGCGTGGTCGTTATGCCGATCACGTTCTTAGGCTGCGTTTACTATCCTTGGGTAGCTCTTAAGTACATTCGATGGTTGCAGATCGGTGTCCTCATCAATCCGATCGTCTACATGAGCGAAGGGCTCCGTTCGGCGCTGACGCCAACGCTACCGCACATGCCGCACATTCTCATTCTGAGCATGCTGACATTCTTTCTCGTCGTCCTCACGTGGCTTGGTATCAGAGGATTTCTGCGCCGCGTGATCGGCTAA
- a CDS encoding efflux RND transporter permease subunit: MWIVRLALRRPYTFVVMAVLILVLGIVSIETMSTDIFPTIDIPVVTVIWTYSGTSPDEMEKRFTTISERSMTTAVNDIEHIESQSVSGISIIKVFFQPGAKIEAAVAQVTAVNQTILRILPPGTTPPFILQFSASNVPILQAVLSSDKLSEADLYDLGLNFVRTQLATVQGAQVPAPYGGKARQIMVDLDLGQLYSKGLSPTDVVQALTAQNLILPAGTAKVGTTDYIVRTNASPTVLAQLNDVPIKSNNGAIVYMRDVAQVHEGFAIQQNIVRINGQRATLLTILKAASASTLDIVKRVKIALPRIAAGLPPELKITLMFDQSIFVRAALQGVVKEAIIAATLTALMILLFLGSWRSTVIVAISIPLSILTSIIVLKAFGQTLNTMTLGGLGLAVGILVDDATVEIENIHRNLGQGKEIEPAILDGAAQIAVPAFVSTLAICIVFVPVVFLSGAAKSLFTPLGMAVVFAMLASYLLSRTLVPTMVKFLLASEVDMYQDHESGHQEMPANASWIWRIHFRFNGAFERFRTRYRVALDWALAHAGFSLGCFGVFLVLSACLIPFIGQDFFPSVDAGTFRLHVRTPPGTRIEEVENVFKNVETTIREVVPANELAMLLDDIGIPNGAFNLAFGDGSLTDVQDGEILVALTEKHHPTPRYRELVRERLHKKFPDVVFYFQASDIVNQILNFGLPAPIDIQISGRQFYQNYALAQKIRQDVAGVPGATDVHINQVVYAPELHVNVDRSKAQLIGLTEGSVANSMLYALAGSGQASPNYWLNPQNGVNYSVVVQTPQYKIDSVDALKNIPVTSGSASSNQVNSAQLLNNVAQVEHTTSPAVTNHYNVQPVFDVFVNVRRRDLGGVSTDINRILDKYREHLPPGVQVTVRGQVQSMHDSFTGLGLGMIFAVLLVYLLMVINFQSWLDPFIILTALPGAACGILWMLFLSGTTFSVPSLMGAIMTVGVATANSILMVTFANDQRSAGMNSIEAASSAGATRLRPVLMTALAMIIGMLPMSLGLGEGGEQNAPLGRAVIGGLMVATVTTLLIVPIIYSRLRKHDPDAMQMEEVPE, from the coding sequence ATGTGGATTGTTCGACTGGCACTCCGGCGACCGTACACCTTCGTCGTCATGGCAGTGCTGATCCTGGTTCTTGGCATCGTCAGCATCGAGACGATGAGTACGGACATCTTTCCTACGATCGACATTCCCGTCGTTACGGTGATCTGGACCTACTCGGGTACAAGTCCCGATGAGATGGAGAAGCGCTTCACGACCATCAGCGAACGCTCGATGACCACTGCGGTTAACGACATCGAGCACATCGAGTCGCAATCGGTCAGCGGTATCTCCATCATCAAGGTCTTCTTCCAGCCGGGCGCCAAGATCGAAGCGGCAGTCGCGCAGGTGACGGCTGTGAATCAGACGATTCTGCGCATCCTGCCTCCGGGGACGACGCCACCGTTTATCCTTCAGTTCAGCGCGTCGAATGTGCCGATTTTGCAGGCAGTCCTTTCGAGCGACAAGCTGTCTGAAGCCGATCTGTATGACCTTGGCCTGAACTTTGTGCGCACGCAACTGGCCACGGTACAAGGCGCGCAGGTGCCGGCTCCTTACGGTGGCAAGGCCAGGCAGATCATGGTGGACCTTGATCTGGGCCAGCTCTACTCGAAGGGGCTCTCGCCCACTGACGTAGTGCAGGCGCTGACAGCGCAGAACCTGATTCTTCCTGCTGGAACGGCGAAGGTGGGGACGACAGACTACATCGTCCGGACCAACGCCAGCCCCACGGTTCTTGCGCAGTTGAACGATGTTCCCATCAAGAGTAATAACGGCGCGATCGTCTATATGCGCGATGTGGCACAGGTTCACGAGGGCTTCGCGATCCAACAGAACATCGTCCGGATCAATGGCCAGCGAGCGACGTTGCTCACGATCCTGAAAGCAGCCTCGGCCTCTACGCTGGATATCGTCAAGCGCGTGAAGATCGCTCTGCCCAGGATCGCCGCAGGGCTGCCGCCAGAACTCAAGATCACGCTGATGTTCGATCAGTCGATCTTTGTACGGGCCGCGCTGCAAGGTGTAGTAAAGGAAGCGATCATTGCCGCTACGCTGACTGCGCTGATGATCCTCCTGTTCCTCGGGAGCTGGCGCAGTACGGTGATTGTTGCGATCTCGATCCCGCTGTCCATCCTGACGTCGATCATTGTGTTGAAGGCATTTGGGCAGACGCTGAATACGATGACGCTGGGCGGGTTGGGGCTAGCAGTCGGCATCCTGGTTGACGATGCCACGGTCGAGATCGAGAACATCCATCGTAATCTGGGGCAGGGCAAGGAGATTGAGCCGGCCATTCTGGATGGCGCAGCGCAGATTGCTGTTCCAGCCTTCGTCTCGACGTTGGCTATCTGCATCGTGTTCGTCCCAGTAGTGTTTCTCTCGGGTGCGGCGAAGAGCTTGTTCACGCCACTGGGCATGGCGGTCGTGTTCGCGATGCTGGCCTCATATCTGCTCTCGCGCACGCTGGTGCCGACGATGGTGAAGTTCCTGCTGGCCAGCGAGGTCGATATGTATCAGGACCACGAGTCGGGACACCAGGAAATGCCAGCGAATGCGAGCTGGATATGGCGTATTCATTTCCGCTTCAACGGTGCCTTCGAGCGATTTCGTACGCGCTACCGCGTCGCTCTGGACTGGGCGCTGGCCCACGCCGGATTTTCGCTCGGATGCTTTGGAGTGTTCCTCGTCCTTTCAGCCTGCCTGATCCCCTTTATCGGTCAAGACTTCTTTCCGAGCGTTGATGCCGGGACGTTTCGGCTGCATGTCCGGACACCTCCGGGTACGCGTATCGAAGAGGTAGAAAATGTCTTCAAGAATGTGGAGACGACGATTCGGGAAGTGGTGCCGGCGAACGAACTCGCGATGCTGCTTGATGATATCGGCATCCCGAACGGTGCCTTCAATCTGGCCTTTGGCGACGGCAGCCTAACCGATGTGCAGGACGGCGAGATTCTGGTTGCGCTGACGGAAAAGCACCATCCCACGCCGCGCTACCGAGAGCTGGTGCGCGAGAGGCTGCACAAGAAGTTTCCCGATGTAGTGTTCTACTTTCAGGCGTCGGATATCGTGAACCAGATCCTGAACTTCGGCCTGCCTGCGCCGATCGACATTCAGATCAGCGGGCGACAGTTCTACCAGAACTATGCGCTTGCCCAGAAGATAAGGCAGGATGTGGCTGGTGTTCCCGGTGCAACGGATGTCCATATCAACCAGGTTGTGTATGCGCCAGAGCTGCATGTTAACGTCGATCGCAGCAAGGCTCAGCTTATTGGACTAACTGAGGGCAGCGTGGCAAACAGCATGCTGTATGCCCTCGCTGGCAGCGGACAGGCTTCCCCGAACTACTGGCTGAATCCGCAAAATGGAGTCAACTACTCGGTCGTGGTACAGACACCGCAGTACAAGATCGACTCGGTGGACGCGCTTAAGAACATTCCTGTAACCAGCGGTTCGGCGAGTTCGAATCAGGTCAACTCAGCGCAACTGTTGAATAACGTGGCGCAGGTAGAACACACAACAAGCCCTGCGGTGACGAATCACTACAACGTACAACCAGTCTTCGACGTCTTCGTGAATGTGCGGCGGCGCGATCTGGGTGGCGTCTCCACCGATATCAATCGCATTCTCGACAAATACCGCGAGCATCTTCCGCCGGGTGTGCAGGTGACGGTGCGTGGGCAGGTGCAAAGCATGCACGACTCGTTCACGGGGCTTGGCCTGGGTATGATCTTTGCCGTGCTATTGGTGTACCTGTTGATGGTGATCAATTTTCAAAGCTGGCTAGATCCGTTCATCATCCTTACGGCGCTCCCCGGGGCCGCCTGCGGAATCCTGTGGATGTTGTTCCTGAGTGGAACTACGTTCAGTGTGCCGTCGCTGATGGGCGCGATTATGACGGTCGGCGTGGCGACGGCCAACTCCATCCTGATGGTCACGTTCGCCAACGATCAGCGTTCGGCTGGGATGAACTCGATTGAAGCGGCATCTTCAGCCGGTGCGACGCGACTTCGTCCAGTGTTGATGACTGCGCTGGCGATGATCATCGGCATGCTGCCTATGTCGCTCGGACTGGGCGAGGGCGGCGAGCAGAACGCTCCGCTGGGCCGCGCCGTGATTGGAGGCTTGATGGTCGCCACTGTCACCACGCTGCTGATCGTACCGATCATTTACAGCCGCCTGCGCAAGCACGATCCCGATGCAATGCAGATGGAAGAGGTTCCAGAATAG
- a CDS encoding zinc-dependent alcohol dehydrogenase family protein, whose protein sequence is MRVFQMTQFGLEHLKSAEQPEPVVTPGMVLIRVHAVSLNYRDLLVVKGQYNPKMQLPRIPCSDGAGEVVAVGDGVGQVKVGDRVCGIFMQRWLDGPLTAEKSKAALGGDVDGMLAEYVLLSEDGVVRFPEHLSYEEAATLPCAGVTAWNALHYGGNPARPLHPDETVLIQGTGGVSIFALQFAKLLGARVIGTSSSEEKLARAYSMGLNTGCNYRERPEWSRWVTEVTDGLGADRIIEVGGAGTFGQSLRAARVEGMVAQIGVLSGATSPEPLALTPILHKQLRVQGIYVGSRAMFEQMNVAIAEAQLHPVVAKVFAFEQARDAFVHMQSATHFGKIVIRVAAA, encoded by the coding sequence ATGCGCGTTTTTCAAATGACACAGTTTGGCCTGGAACATTTGAAGTCCGCAGAGCAGCCTGAGCCTGTCGTAACGCCAGGCATGGTGCTAATTCGAGTTCATGCGGTCTCGCTGAACTACCGCGATCTGTTGGTGGTGAAGGGGCAATACAACCCGAAGATGCAGTTGCCGCGGATTCCGTGTTCAGACGGGGCCGGCGAGGTGGTCGCGGTCGGGGATGGAGTGGGGCAGGTGAAGGTGGGCGACCGGGTGTGCGGCATCTTCATGCAGCGCTGGTTGGATGGGCCTTTGACGGCAGAGAAGTCGAAGGCGGCCTTGGGTGGCGATGTCGATGGAATGCTTGCCGAGTATGTTCTGCTCTCTGAGGACGGCGTGGTGCGGTTTCCTGAGCACCTGAGTTATGAGGAGGCGGCAACACTTCCCTGTGCAGGTGTGACAGCTTGGAATGCGCTTCATTACGGAGGCAATCCGGCCCGTCCATTGCACCCGGATGAGACGGTGTTGATCCAGGGAACGGGCGGAGTCTCCATCTTTGCACTCCAGTTTGCGAAGCTGCTGGGGGCGAGGGTTATAGGGACATCGTCGAGCGAGGAGAAACTGGCGCGGGCGTACTCCATGGGGCTCAATACCGGTTGCAACTACCGAGAGCGGCCGGAGTGGTCCCGGTGGGTGACGGAGGTGACTGATGGGCTAGGCGCCGACCGGATTATCGAAGTCGGCGGTGCGGGCACATTTGGCCAATCGTTACGCGCCGCACGGGTTGAGGGCATGGTGGCGCAGATTGGCGTGCTATCAGGTGCCACAAGTCCCGAGCCGCTTGCTCTGACACCCATTCTGCACAAGCAACTCCGCGTACAGGGGATTTATGTCGGCTCGCGCGCCATGTTCGAACAGATGAACGTGGCGATAGCGGAGGCTCAACTGCACCCTGTGGTGGCCAAGGTTTTTGCGTTCGAGCAGGCCAGGGACGCGTTCGTGCACATGCAATCGGCGACGCATTTCGGCAAGATCGTGATTCGAGTTGCCGCGGCCTAA
- a CDS encoding ABC transporter ATP-binding protein has product MIVEIEGLQKVYDGKQRVVAVDGIDLSVRPGELYGLLGPNGAGKTTTISICTTRALPTAGRVRIAGVDVVAAPALARRGIGVVPQYNTLDRACTIYENIHFHCLYFGFSRSEAKQRTDQLLAQFHLTERADAYPAQLSGGLAQRVQIARAIAHRPKVLFLDEPSAGLDPQSRIAMWDAVRGLREEGITVVLTTHYMEEADELCDRVAIIDHGKILVEDTPAALKNSVGAQRVYELDLRSHQNVPLLVQQLQHLSGIANVETTTEGVRILAEGTEGLLSEVVHAASPYGLRDLTITETSLETVFIHLTGRDLRE; this is encoded by the coding sequence GTGATTGTTGAGATTGAAGGCCTGCAGAAGGTATACGACGGCAAGCAGCGCGTAGTCGCCGTCGATGGCATCGACCTCAGCGTCCGTCCGGGTGAGCTCTACGGTCTGCTCGGACCTAACGGCGCGGGCAAGACGACGACGATCAGCATCTGCACTACTCGCGCTCTGCCCACCGCTGGAAGGGTTCGGATCGCCGGGGTTGACGTGGTTGCGGCTCCAGCGTTGGCTCGACGAGGCATCGGCGTCGTTCCGCAGTACAACACACTCGACCGCGCTTGCACGATCTACGAGAACATCCATTTCCATTGTCTCTACTTCGGCTTCTCGCGCTCGGAGGCAAAGCAGCGAACCGATCAACTGTTGGCGCAGTTCCATCTGACGGAGCGCGCAGATGCTTACCCGGCACAGCTCTCCGGCGGCCTTGCGCAACGTGTCCAGATCGCACGCGCCATCGCGCATCGTCCGAAAGTGCTCTTTCTCGATGAGCCCAGCGCGGGTCTCGACCCGCAGAGCCGCATCGCCATGTGGGACGCCGTCCGCGGGCTGCGCGAAGAGGGAATCACGGTCGTCCTGACGACGCATTACATGGAAGAGGCCGATGAGCTTTGCGATCGCGTCGCCATCATCGACCACGGCAAAATCCTCGTCGAAGATACACCCGCTGCGCTGAAGAACTCTGTTGGGGCGCAGCGTGTCTATGAGCTCGATCTCCGGAGCCACCAGAACGTCCCTCTGCTCGTCCAGCAGTTACAGCACCTCTCCGGCATCGCCAACGTGGAGACAACGACTGAGGGAGTACGTATCCTGGCAGAGGGGACCGAGGGTCTTCTGTCCGAGGTCGTGCATGCGGCTAGTCCTTACGGGCTACGCGATCTGACCATTACTGAAACCAGCCTGGAGACCGTCTTCATCCATCTGACCGGGCGCGACCTTCGCGAATAG
- a CDS encoding SDR family NAD(P)-dependent oxidoreductase — MSSLTGKTVLITGASSGIGRATAFAFAREGCRLLLCARRLDLLVKLQQELTAASAPVTHVFPLDVQDRAAVEAAISGLPQDWSQIDVLVNNAGLSRGLTKLYEDDPQNWEEMIDTNVKGLLYVTRAVVPGMVERGRGHVINMGSTAAYITYANGAVYCASKAAEKAISEGLKIDLMGTPVRVTSVDPGMVESDFSVVRFRGDEERAAKVYQNITPLQPEDIAETIVWAASRPAHVNIHNIVMTTIDQANSVVFHRHS, encoded by the coding sequence ATGTCATCTCTCACTGGAAAGACCGTTCTGATTACGGGCGCAAGCTCAGGAATTGGCAGGGCAACCGCATTCGCCTTTGCGCGGGAAGGTTGCAGACTGCTGCTTTGTGCGCGTCGGCTCGACCTGCTGGTGAAGTTGCAGCAGGAGCTGACGGCGGCCAGTGCGCCTGTTACTCATGTGTTTCCATTGGATGTTCAGGACCGTGCGGCGGTAGAGGCGGCGATCTCCGGACTCCCACAGGACTGGAGCCAGATTGACGTTCTGGTGAACAATGCCGGCTTGAGCAGAGGCCTTACCAAGCTGTACGAAGACGATCCGCAGAACTGGGAAGAGATGATCGACACGAACGTGAAGGGATTGCTGTATGTCACGCGTGCCGTGGTGCCGGGTATGGTGGAGCGCGGGCGCGGCCATGTCATCAATATGGGGTCGACGGCAGCGTACATCACCTATGCGAACGGGGCAGTTTATTGCGCATCCAAAGCGGCGGAGAAGGCCATCAGTGAAGGATTGAAGATTGATCTGATGGGGACGCCGGTGCGGGTGACGTCGGTCGATCCGGGAATGGTTGAGTCGGACTTTAGCGTGGTGCGATTCCGCGGAGATGAGGAGCGAGCGGCCAAGGTGTATCAAAACATTACGCCGCTGCAGCCAGAGGACATTGCAGAGACAATCGTCTGGGCGGCGAGCCGTCCGGCGCACGTAAACATCCACAATATCGTGATGACAACGATCGACCAAGCGAACTCGGTGGTCTTCCACCGGCACAGCTGA
- a CDS encoding OmpA family protein, with protein sequence MNYGQKFFSALLMTGLCSVAPSVMFSQEPNPTSQMPSTQAQEDIKKQDNGVYLYRVKVVQRDLDAVNYLHRSGSTRIGFKGTTLLPLAKGEAKVTSERGGLTIEAKFEGLTPANGFGPEYLTYVLWAITPDGRPNNLGEVLPAGTKNNIEVTTALQSFGLIVTAEPYFSVTQPSDVVVLQNVIIEDKTNGVLEKVNAHYSLLPRGTYADTEGSKTVTNPITRDEKSPLELYQANNAVRIAQVAGADKYAPDIMEEAKLDLKNATDIDNSKKPDRKMEITFARQAVQRSEDARLVTLRKQAAERQLNAEIAKRDAQNQAQQSELQSQQAQLEAERARAAQAEADAQRARAEAEAAEATKSAQSANDARERLRGQLNSVLATSESARGLIVNMSDVLFDTGKYTLKPDTEISLAKVSGILLSYPGLKLQVEGHTDSVGSDEMNQKLSENRAEAVRDFLVKQGVQPDNITAAGFGKTRPVADNNTASGRQQNRRVEMVVSGAAIGVHEGAAAATGTASPQQ encoded by the coding sequence ATGAACTACGGTCAGAAATTCTTTTCAGCCCTTCTTATGACGGGGCTTTGCAGCGTTGCTCCGTCGGTGATGTTTTCCCAGGAACCGAATCCCACGTCCCAAATGCCATCCACGCAGGCGCAAGAGGACATTAAGAAACAGGACAACGGTGTCTATCTGTATCGCGTGAAAGTGGTGCAACGCGATCTGGATGCGGTGAATTATCTGCATCGCAGTGGTTCGACGAGGATTGGCTTCAAGGGAACTACGCTACTGCCGTTGGCTAAGGGGGAAGCTAAGGTCACCAGCGAGCGCGGAGGTCTAACGATTGAGGCGAAGTTTGAGGGGCTAACGCCGGCCAACGGCTTCGGGCCGGAGTATCTGACGTATGTGTTGTGGGCGATCACGCCTGATGGGCGTCCGAATAACTTGGGTGAGGTTTTACCGGCGGGCACGAAGAACAATATCGAGGTGACGACGGCGTTGCAGTCGTTTGGATTGATTGTGACGGCGGAGCCCTACTTCTCGGTGACGCAGCCGAGCGACGTGGTGGTTTTGCAGAATGTGATTATCGAAGACAAGACGAACGGTGTGTTGGAGAAGGTGAATGCGCACTACTCGTTGCTGCCGCGTGGAACGTATGCCGATACGGAAGGGTCGAAGACGGTTACGAATCCGATTACGCGGGATGAGAAGTCGCCGCTGGAACTGTATCAGGCCAACAACGCCGTTCGAATTGCCCAAGTGGCGGGCGCAGACAAGTACGCTCCGGACATCATGGAGGAGGCGAAGCTGGATCTAAAGAATGCCACTGACATCGATAATAGTAAAAAGCCCGATCGCAAGATGGAGATCACGTTTGCGCGTCAGGCGGTGCAGCGGTCTGAGGATGCCCGGCTGGTTACGCTGCGGAAACAGGCTGCTGAGAGGCAGTTGAACGCAGAGATCGCCAAGCGGGATGCTCAGAACCAGGCGCAGCAGTCCGAATTGCAGAGCCAACAGGCGCAGCTTGAGGCTGAGCGAGCACGTGCAGCGCAGGCTGAGGCGGATGCTCAACGCGCTCGTGCCGAGGCTGAAGCGGCTGAAGCGACTAAAAGCGCTCAGAGCGCAAATGATGCTCGTGAGAGACTGCGCGGGCAACTTAATAGCGTACTGGCGACGAGTGAGTCTGCGCGTGGGCTAATCGTAAATATGTCGGATGTGCTGTTTGACACCGGCAAATACACGCTGAAGCCGGATACGGAGATCAGCCTGGCAAAGGTATCGGGAATTCTGCTGTCGTACCCCGGTCTGAAGCTGCAGGTGGAAGGACACACCGATAGCGTGGGCAGTGACGAGATGAACCAGAAACTCTCGGAGAATCGTGCGGAAGCGGTGCGGGACTTCCTGGTGAAACAGGGGGTTCAGCCGGACAATATTACGGCGGCGGGCTTCGGCAAGACAAGGCCGGTGGCTGACAACAATACTGCCAGCGGACGCCAGCAGAATCGACGTGTGGAGATGGTAGTCTCGGGCGCCGCAATTGGTGTGCATGAAGGCGCCGCAGCGGCCACCGGAACTGCTTCGCCTCAGCAGTAA